The DNA segment CACATTCATTTAATTCATATAGATATTTACTCTCCTtatcctctatctctctctcaatctGTGGTTATAATCCCATAATGCCAGGAATAagagtttattttatttgaggcattgtgtgtgtgtgtgtgtgtgtgtgtgNNNNNNNNNNgtgtgtgtgtgtgtatgtgtgtgtgtgtgtgtgaagagatcATGAGCTACGCCTGTTTTATGCTCATGACTCGACTAGAAAGCAGAATGTTCCAGCAGCCCTACAATCATTGAAACTAATGTGTGATATAGTGGGGCCCTCAGTTCTCGCCAGATACAGGCCCGTATGCCTCTGACTGTACGAATTTCTTTTGTATGCTATCATTATGATATTGTATTGGCCTAAGTGGACATTAAAATGAGTTTCGGGCTACTCGACATACTGAAACAAACAGCGGCCTCACGGCTCCGAACACACCGTTCCCCAATAGGCCTCCATGAAATCTACGTCTTTAACGGCCACGTGCACCAAAACTGgcaatcaaaacaaacacagaaattcAGATTAGGCTGCATTACACACAGATATGTGACTTCATTTTCTGCTCGGGATGCCATTGTTCCAATATATTTACATGGCAAATATTAgtttgctgctatattaatgttttgATTGAATGATCCCCTTTAACTTTTGTTCGTCcctaattattattactacaaATCCCTTTATGTAAATGGTTCACTggacttttctttctctgtaagGAGAATTGGCTGCATGTTTTGAATGAGTGCCCCTCTAATGAATGTGGTAAGCCTGAGGTTAAGACTATCATGTGACTGGCTCAACAAGGAGGGGGTGCCtggagaaaacataaaaaaaaaaatccctgtgaAATAATCACTTGGAACGTGCGCCGACAAGCCTACTTTCCGTCTGCAAAGTAAAATCTTGATGTAATGTTGAAACTAACAATCATtagtttaatgttttgttttgtacccTCCTATCAACAATTCCCCCGTCTCTGTGCCACCCGGGAAGCTTTACGCACCAAGGAATGCTGCCCGTCCTGGGAAGGGGACGGTTCGCCCTGCGGAGCCAGCTCTGGTCGGGGTTTCTGCCGGGATGTGGAGGTGTCGGACCAGCCCGACGGGCCGCAGTACCCCTTCTCCGGGTTGGACGACAGGGAGAAGTGGCCCTTGGTTTTTTACAACCGGACTTGCCAGTGTGCAGGGAACTTCATGGGTTTCAACTGCGCGGACTGTAAGTTTGGCTACTTTGGGGTAAACTGCAATGACAGGAGAAAGTCTCTCAGGAGGAACATATTTCACCTGTCCCGGGCAGAGAGGCTCAGACTAATGTCTTACCTGAACTTGGCCAAGCAGACGACGAGCAGGGACTATGTAGTGGCTACCGGGACCTACCAGGAGATGGAAAACGGTTCCAATCCGATGTTCGCTGATGTGTCTTTgtatgatgtgtttgtgtggatgcaTTATTATGTGTCCCGGAACGCGTTGCTAGGCGGGCCGGGGAATGTGTGGACCGATGTGGACTTCGCCCACTGGGCGCCTGCGTTTCTCCCGTGGCACCGCTTATACCTGCTGCACTGGGAGCATGAGATCAGGAAGCTGACCGGAGACATGGACTTCACCATCCCGTACTGGGATTGGCGGGACGCCCAGGGATGTGACGTGTGCACGAACGAACTGATGGGGGACCGGAGCTCCCAGGATCCCAGTCTTCTCAGCCCAGGCTCGGTCTTCTCTTCTTGGAAGGTAAAGTAACTCCTCCGGCTTCTCTCCTGGGGGGATGCCAGAGTTATTCTGTTCATCCCTTcggttttcttttcctttcttttcttacGCCCTACAGTAAAAATATCAAGATTAAAGTTGTTTGTGATAAATTAACTTAAGCTTCCTCCAACAATGCTCAAtaaatatgtaggcctataaaataaaaaataaacaataatacatttgtGTAAAGTTAAAATGTACGGATTCAATATAACATATTTAGCCTACATCAAGTGATGAGTTCAAGAGCTCAAGAGTTCAAAAGTCTATATACACTGAACAAActtataaacgcaacacttgtTTTTGCCCCCAGTTTTCATGAGTTGAACTCAAAGAcctaagactttttctacatTCACagaaggcttatttctctcaaatattgttcacataactgtctaaatctgtgttagtgagcacttctacTTTGcagagataatccatccacctcaaaGGTGTGCATATGAAGATGCTGACCTGCACGTGCACTTAGGGTTGACACAAAAAAGGCCATTctaaaatgtgcaattttacTGAATTGCAGCTGCAGTTTGTTGTTGTAACCGACTTGAGTGGGCAAATGTTCTCATTCGATGGCTTCTGGCACTTCTTCACGGATGAACCCTAACCGTAACACTAGATATACCAATACAGATTTAAGCAGTTTTGGgaacaatatttgagaaagataagccttttgtgtacatagaaaaagtcatagatctttgagttcagctcatgaaaaatggggacaaaacaaaagtgttgcgtttataattttgttcagtataaGTAGTATGGGTGGTTCACTTTTCAGATAACATGTTGAAGTGAGATTTAGTTCTGAATTGTTGCCTATGTTAGACATTATTACTTAAAAGATCATTAAAATGCAGGGGCATTGAAATTAACTCATCAATGATACACTTGCCTATTGttcaatgaataaatatatacacattacattctaaaaaaacaaaactttcacATTTAGGTTTGTCCTGCTTCAGTGACATTTACCTTGACAGTAGGCTAACAACACATTAAACGTGATATCATTGTAATGGTTATTTCCAAACGCTGTAACCAACTTCTAGTAACAATAAGCCTACATCATTTGTAACAACTGCAACATGCTTGGTATTCACTGTATTACTGGGATGTGTGCCTcattattgcaatatgtttctgtttgtctcCATCAACAGGTACTGTGCTCCCAAGCACAGGACTACAATGACAGGGGTGTGTTATGTGATGCTGTGGACGAAGGCCCATTGCGTCGTAACCCTGGAAACCACAACCGTAATTTGGTTGAACGATTACCAACTTCCGCAGATGTAGAGTTCACTCTCAGTCTGACCAACTATGACACCGGAGCCATGGACCGCGGTGCCAACATGAGCTTCAGGAACACTCTGGAAGGTCAGATAGGCACGCATGCATATgtgtacgcacgcacgcacacacacacacacacacacacacacacacacacacacacagtttgatttaaataatgcaCTATACCATCTATTTATTGTAAGAAGCTGTTGTGCAAAGAGCAATAGTGTATCCGTTTTGGATCTTTTTTTCAGATtgtcaatgaaaaacaaaaatgaatatcattatactgtatatgacaatATATTCAACAACAAATGCTGCTGCCACCTTGGGTAATGCTGAACTTATTTTGCAGGATTTGGGGATCCTAAGACTGGGTTAGGAAACAGTTCTCGTTTGGGCATGCATGCTGCTCTCCATGTGTTCATGAACGGATCCATGTCCTCAGTGCAGGGCTCAGCAAATGACCCTATATTCCTTCTCCACCACGC comes from the Etheostoma spectabile isolate EspeVRDwgs_2016 chromosome 13, UIUC_Espe_1.0, whole genome shotgun sequence genome and includes:
- the LOC116700242 gene encoding tyrosinase; protein product: MLKLTIISLMFCFVPSYQQFPRLCATREALRTKECCPSWEGDGSPCGASSGRGFCRDVEVSDQPDGPQYPFSGLDDREKWPLVFYNRTCQCAGNFMGFNCADCKFGYFGVNCNDRRKSLRRNIFHLSRAERLRLMSYLNLAKQTTSRDYVVATGTYQEMENGSNPMFADVSLYDVFVWMHYYVSRNALLGGPGNVWTDVDFAHWAPAFLPWHRLYLLHWEHEIRKLTGDMDFTIPYWDWRDAQGCDVCTNELMGDRSSQDPSLLSPGSVFSSWKVLCSQAQDYNDRGVLCDAVDEGPLRRNPGNHNRNLVERLPTSADVEFTLSLTNYDTGAMDRGANMSFRNTLEGFGDPKTGLGNSSRLGMHAALHVFMNGSMSSVQGSANDPIFLLHHAFVDSIYEQWLRRHGPSPSQYPESDAPIGHNREYHMVPFIPLYRNREFFISSKDLGYEYSHLLNANQRLAESMRPYLEEMQDVWPWLLLAGLCGGIVAVTIAAAILTAKRRYGGSSWLHMSKWKNTFALPERQPLILSSDTEDPKHHNYQTTI